A genome region from Nitrospira sp. includes the following:
- a CDS encoding class I SAM-dependent DNA methyltransferase — protein MSVRNTVKSIQDIMRQDSGVDGDAQRISQLCWMFFLKIIDDQDLELEAMQKDYRSPIPKKFQWRTWAANPEGITGEPLMAFVNNELFPSLKELTGKDGRRRVVRDVFEDAYNYMKSGQLMRQVLNKINAIDFNSLTERQHFGDIYEQILADLQSAGNAGEYYTPRAVTAFMADRIDPHPGEILLDPACGTGGFLTCAIRHMRERYVKKPADEKKMQEALRACEKKQLPHMLCVTNMLLHNIEDPSFVRHDNTLARPYISYGQADRVDIVLTNPPFGGKEEDGIESNFPKHFQTRETADLFLALIVRLLKAGGRAAVVLPDGSLFGEGVKTRLKEHLMEECNLHTIVRLPNSVFKPYASIGTNLLFFEKGEPTKEIWFYEHRIPDGQKAYSMTKPIRFEHLKPCIEWWGGAKRKGRKKTEAAWKVTADEVKARSYNLDFKNPHTVADDHGDPEELLAKLNEAEKETSLLRDQLKAILEKALLR, from the coding sequence ATGTCCGTTCGCAACACCGTTAAATCCATTCAAGACATCATGCGCCAGGACAGCGGTGTCGATGGCGACGCGCAGCGTATCTCTCAGCTTTGCTGGATGTTTTTTCTGAAGATCATCGATGACCAGGATCTCGAACTCGAAGCGATGCAGAAGGACTACCGTTCGCCGATTCCGAAGAAGTTCCAGTGGCGCACCTGGGCGGCCAATCCCGAGGGCATCACCGGCGAGCCGCTCATGGCCTTCGTCAACAATGAGCTGTTTCCTTCGCTGAAAGAGTTAACCGGTAAGGACGGTCGCCGTCGTGTTGTGCGGGATGTCTTTGAAGACGCCTACAACTATATGAAGTCCGGCCAGCTCATGCGGCAGGTGCTCAACAAGATCAACGCCATCGATTTCAACAGCCTGACCGAACGCCAACACTTCGGCGACATCTATGAGCAGATCCTGGCCGATCTCCAGAGCGCCGGCAACGCGGGCGAGTACTACACGCCCCGCGCCGTCACCGCTTTCATGGCCGACCGGATCGACCCGCATCCGGGCGAGATTCTGCTCGACCCGGCCTGTGGGACCGGCGGCTTCCTCACCTGCGCCATCCGCCATATGCGCGAGCGCTACGTCAAGAAACCGGCGGACGAGAAGAAGATGCAGGAGGCCCTGCGGGCTTGCGAGAAAAAGCAGCTGCCGCACATGCTCTGCGTGACCAACATGCTGTTGCACAACATCGAAGACCCGTCCTTCGTGCGCCACGACAACACCCTCGCCAGGCCCTACATCAGCTACGGCCAAGCCGATCGCGTGGACATTGTCCTGACCAATCCGCCCTTCGGCGGCAAGGAAGAAGACGGGATCGAAAGCAACTTCCCCAAACACTTTCAGACACGCGAGACAGCGGATTTGTTTCTCGCCCTCATCGTGCGGCTGCTCAAAGCGGGTGGCCGTGCTGCCGTGGTGCTGCCGGACGGCTCGCTGTTCGGCGAAGGGGTGAAGACCAGGCTCAAAGAACATCTGATGGAGGAGTGCAACCTCCACACGATTGTCCGTCTCCCCAACAGCGTGTTCAAACCCTACGCCAGCATCGGGACGAACCTCTTGTTCTTCGAGAAGGGCGAGCCGACCAAAGAGATCTGGTTTTACGAGCATCGCATTCCCGACGGGCAGAAGGCCTATTCGATGACGAAGCCGATCCGCTTCGAGCATCTGAAGCCCTGTATCGAATGGTGGGGGGGAGCGAAACGGAAAGGCCGCAAAAAAACGGAAGCAGCCTGGAAGGTGACCGCCGATGAAGTCAAAGCCCGCAGCTATAACCTAGATTTCAAAAACCCGCACACCGTCGCGGACGACCATGGCGATCCGGAAGAACTGCTGGCGAAGCTCAATGAAGCAGAGAAGGAAACCAGTCTGCTTCGAGACCAGCTCAAGGCCATTCTGGAAAAGGCCCTGCTGCGATGA
- a CDS encoding restriction endonuclease subunit S — protein sequence MNAMQLLSHFDRICEAPDAIPRLRRFILDLAILGKLVMQDQKEEPASELLKRIQCNKAIAGFGRQPKKLQSSGGSSPFGIPASWEWTRLGTIADKLTDGSHNPPNDAGKGFPMLSSQNVLEGSVSFNNPSRYLSDADFKLEDARTRITTGDVLLTIVGSIGRSAVVPHHAPKFALQRSVAVIRTQLLPDFLSLQLRSPTVKMYFDEHGKGTAQKGIYLGKLAECPISVPPLAEQHRIVAKVEELMALCDRLETAQAERESRRDRLVASSLHWLNNGADPDAFRKHARFYFNHLPCLTMKSQHIQQLRQTILNLAVRGKLVPQDPHDESASVLLKRISAEKTKLAKEGKRKRDLELAPVDDMQAPFALPPSWIWTRFPELGVFGRGKSKHRPRNDRTLFDGGTHRLIQTGDVARSKGVIETYTSKYNDIGLAQSMKWPQGTLCITIAANIADSGILSFDACFPDSVVGFIPASQFPSAKYFEYFLRTAKTDLLAFAPATAQKNINLEILNAVLIPLPPLDEQQRIVAKVDELMALCDKLEAQLTTTQTESHRLLEAVLHEAIEQTA from the coding sequence ATGAATGCGATGCAACTTCTTTCTCATTTTGACCGCATCTGCGAAGCGCCCGATGCCATCCCGCGCCTGCGTCGCTTTATCCTCGACCTCGCCATTCTGGGAAAGCTAGTTATGCAGGATCAAAAGGAGGAACCGGCATCTGAACTGCTCAAACGGATTCAATGTAATAAGGCTATTGCAGGTTTTGGTAGGCAGCCCAAGAAGCTGCAATCAAGTGGAGGCAGCTCGCCGTTTGGTATTCCGGCCAGTTGGGAATGGACAAGACTTGGGACTATCGCTGACAAACTTACAGATGGCTCACATAATCCCCCCAATGATGCTGGTAAGGGATTTCCGATGCTCAGCAGTCAGAATGTTCTTGAAGGCTCAGTGAGTTTTAACAATCCATCAAGATATCTTTCAGACGCTGATTTCAAATTAGAAGATGCAAGGACCCGAATCACTACAGGAGACGTTCTTCTAACGATCGTTGGATCAATCGGACGATCTGCAGTGGTTCCTCATCATGCTCCTAAGTTTGCTCTACAGCGAAGCGTTGCAGTAATTCGGACCCAGTTACTTCCGGATTTTCTTTCCCTGCAACTCAGAAGCCCGACTGTGAAGATGTACTTCGATGAACATGGAAAGGGTACCGCCCAAAAAGGTATATACCTGGGTAAACTAGCCGAGTGTCCTATTTCGGTTCCTCCCCTCGCTGAGCAGCACCGCATCGTCGCCAAGGTGGAAGAACTGATGGCGCTCTGTGATCGGTTGGAGACAGCGCAGGCGGAGCGGGAGAGCCGCCGGGATCGGCTGGTGGCTTCGTCTCTGCATTGGTTGAACAATGGCGCAGATCCCGACGCTTTCCGCAAGCACGCCCGCTTCTACTTTAACCACCTCCCGTGCCTGACTATGAAATCTCAACACATCCAGCAACTCCGCCAAACCATCCTCAACCTCGCCGTCCGCGGGAAACTCGTTCCCCAGGACCCGCACGATGAATCTGCATCTGTACTGCTGAAGCGTATCTCGGCTGAGAAAACGAAGTTGGCGAAGGAGGGAAAGCGAAAAAGGGATCTTGAACTTGCTCCGGTAGATGATATGCAAGCACCTTTTGCTCTGCCTCCTTCCTGGATCTGGACACGGTTTCCAGAGCTTGGAGTCTTTGGCAGAGGGAAATCGAAACACCGTCCACGCAACGACCGAACCTTGTTCGATGGCGGCACTCACAGGCTCATCCAAACTGGCGATGTTGCTCGATCTAAGGGTGTTATTGAAACCTATACGAGCAAATATAATGATATTGGACTTGCACAGAGTATGAAGTGGCCCCAAGGCACTTTGTGCATCACCATAGCGGCGAACATCGCTGATAGCGGCATCTTGAGCTTCGACGCCTGCTTCCCAGATAGCGTTGTTGGCTTCATACCTGCCTCTCAATTTCCAAGTGCTAAATATTTTGAGTATTTTCTTCGGACTGCGAAAACCGACTTGCTTGCGTTCGCACCTGCCACGGCGCAGAAGAACATCAATCTGGAAATTCTGAATGCAGTTCTGATCCCACTGCCACCACTCGACGAACAACAACGCATCGTTGCTAAAGTGGACGAACTGATGGCCCTCTGCGACAAGCTGGAAGCGCAGCTCACCACCACCCAAACCGAAAGCCACCGCCTCCTCGAAGCTGTGTTACATGAGGCGATAGAGCAGACAGCTTGA
- a CDS encoding HNH endonuclease: MSDVEDKEKLTMVAQEILRPLPVKLRGLANVRTEVKLKESYTKGWRVELGSLKHRSLRLEVWFCEYPKQGRRLFWYGLYAVQAENLRAFIDVLPESLRPVKQLSGLDMRLATGSSQDYVLKRPLEKEHFNHPIYEEYQESGQRYAYYGTFDSSLSENSNALAAIAVRALSFFDEVLAGLRAAPAAVDLGPPDESEVYTGIERRVVKLHLSRERRRDLAERCKRRDNYRCRVCEMTFREVYGDIGRTFAEAHHVIPLSKLSNTVESSIDDLITVCSNCHQMLHRLDGEAGDVPKLRRMIHRP, encoded by the coding sequence ATGTCAGATGTAGAAGATAAAGAAAAGCTAACGATGGTCGCTCAAGAGATCTTGCGACCATTGCCGGTAAAACTCAGAGGCCTTGCCAATGTTCGCACGGAGGTCAAGCTGAAGGAGTCCTACACCAAGGGGTGGCGGGTGGAGCTTGGATCTTTGAAACATCGAAGCCTCAGATTGGAAGTCTGGTTCTGCGAGTATCCCAAACAGGGTCGGCGGTTGTTCTGGTACGGGTTGTATGCCGTACAAGCCGAAAACCTCCGAGCATTTATTGATGTACTGCCTGAGTCCCTGCGGCCGGTCAAACAGCTTTCCGGTTTGGATATGCGGCTAGCAACTGGCTCGAGTCAGGACTATGTTTTAAAGCGGCCTTTGGAAAAAGAACATTTTAACCATCCCATATACGAAGAATACCAAGAGTCTGGGCAGCGGTATGCTTATTATGGGACGTTCGATTCATCCTTGTCGGAGAACAGCAACGCGCTGGCGGCTATCGCCGTGCGCGCACTGTCATTTTTTGACGAGGTTCTTGCGGGTCTTCGCGCTGCGCCGGCGGCAGTCGACCTTGGCCCACCTGATGAATCAGAGGTGTATACCGGCATAGAACGGCGCGTGGTCAAGCTGCACTTGTCACGAGAGCGTAGGCGAGATCTCGCCGAACGCTGCAAGCGGCGAGATAACTATCGGTGCCGAGTGTGCGAGATGACATTCAGAGAAGTGTATGGAGATATAGGACGGACTTTTGCTGAAGCACACCATGTCATCCCTCTCAGTAAACTGTCTAACACGGTGGAGTCCTCGATTGACGACCTCATTACTGTCTGTTCGAACTGCCATCAGATGCTACACCGGCTAGACGGTGAGGCTGGAGATGTGCCAAAGCTGCGAAGAATGATCCACCGCCCATGA
- a CDS encoding DEAD/DEAH box helicase family protein, whose translation MAALDKKSLSERDICTKFITPAVKQAGWDELSQIREEVGFTKGRIIVRGKLVTRGKAKRADYILYYKPNIPIALIEAKDNSYPVGGGMQQGLEYAATLDIPFVFSSNGDAFVFHDRTGQSEKREVELSLDAFPTPDALWQKYRDWKGLVPAQEEIVLQNYHDDASGKEPRYYQRIAINKTIEAIAKGRNRLLLVMATGTGKTYTAFQIIWRLWKAKRKKRILYLADRNVLIDQTMVNDFRPFGKTMAKLSTSSKTIEREDGNTVELPLAVDKKHRRIDTSYEIYLGLYQAITGPEDSQKLFRELSRDFFDLIVIDECHRGSAAADSAWREILDHFSSATQIGLTATPKETEYVSNIHYFGKPVYSYSLKEGIRDGFLAPYKVVKVHLDVDVEGYRPAKGETDKYGQEIEDRIYNQKDYDRSLVIDERTKRVARKVTEFLKESGDRFQKTIVFCVDVEHAARMRQALINENADLVQQNERYIMRITGDDAEGCAQLGNFIDPEARHPVIVTTSRLLSTGVDAQTCRLIVLDREVGSMTEFKQIVGRGTRVHEDTKKYYFTLIDFRKATNHFADSDFDGEPVQIYEPGQNDPVAPPDNVLPSTDPEDPIPPNPGEDERVVVDPAKPDITIPPGGTQPRKYYIHGDEVSVIAERVEYLDESGKLVTETLRDYSKNTLRKRYASLTAFLKQWNSTERKQAIIEELEQEGMMLEPLADEVGKDLDPFDLICHVAFDQPPLTRRERVENVRKRDIFTKYGKQARAVLEALLQKYQDEGVTSLDDPHILKISPFDAMGTPIELLKTFGGRPGFEQAVHELQSALYQGAA comes from the coding sequence ATGGCAGCCCTCGATAAGAAATCTCTCAGCGAACGTGACATTTGTACGAAGTTCATCACGCCGGCGGTGAAGCAGGCTGGATGGGATGAGCTGTCGCAGATTCGCGAAGAGGTCGGCTTTACTAAAGGCCGCATCATCGTTCGTGGCAAACTCGTTACCCGCGGAAAAGCCAAGCGCGCCGACTATATCCTCTACTACAAGCCGAATATCCCCATCGCCCTCATCGAGGCGAAAGACAATAGCTATCCCGTCGGCGGTGGTATGCAGCAGGGGCTGGAATATGCCGCGACGTTGGATATTCCCTTTGTCTTTTCATCGAACGGTGACGCCTTTGTCTTTCACGACCGAACAGGCCAGAGCGAGAAGCGAGAAGTTGAACTCTCGTTGGATGCCTTTCCCACACCTGATGCCCTCTGGCAAAAGTATCGTGATTGGAAGGGCCTGGTGCCGGCTCAGGAAGAGATCGTCCTTCAGAACTACCACGACGATGCGAGTGGCAAGGAACCGCGCTACTACCAGCGCATCGCCATCAACAAAACTATCGAGGCCATTGCCAAAGGTCGGAATCGCCTCCTCCTGGTCATGGCCACCGGAACCGGCAAGACCTACACGGCCTTTCAGATCATCTGGCGTCTGTGGAAAGCCAAGCGCAAGAAACGCATCCTCTACCTCGCGGATCGTAACGTCCTGATCGACCAGACCATGGTCAATGACTTCCGCCCCTTCGGAAAAACGATGGCCAAGCTCAGCACCAGCTCCAAGACTATTGAGCGTGAGGACGGCAACACCGTTGAGCTACCGCTTGCTGTGGACAAGAAGCACCGGCGAATCGACACTTCCTACGAGATCTACCTCGGGCTCTATCAAGCCATCACCGGGCCGGAGGACAGCCAAAAACTGTTCCGGGAACTCTCGAGGGATTTCTTCGACCTCATCGTGATCGACGAATGCCACCGCGGCAGCGCCGCGGCGGACTCTGCCTGGCGGGAAATTCTTGACCACTTCTCCAGCGCCACCCAGATCGGTCTCACCGCAACGCCGAAGGAAACCGAGTACGTCTCCAACATCCACTACTTCGGCAAGCCCGTGTACAGTTATTCGCTGAAGGAAGGCATCCGCGACGGCTTCCTGGCTCCCTATAAAGTGGTGAAAGTCCACCTCGATGTAGACGTGGAAGGTTACCGGCCGGCCAAGGGAGAGACAGATAAATACGGCCAGGAGATCGAAGATCGCATCTATAACCAGAAGGACTACGATCGAAGCCTGGTGATCGACGAGCGGACCAAACGTGTAGCCCGCAAAGTGACCGAGTTCTTAAAGGAAAGCGGCGACCGGTTTCAGAAAACCATCGTCTTCTGCGTAGACGTGGAGCACGCCGCGCGGATGCGTCAGGCGCTCATCAATGAAAACGCCGATCTTGTGCAGCAGAACGAGCGCTACATCATGCGCATCACAGGCGATGACGCGGAAGGCTGCGCCCAGCTCGGCAACTTCATTGATCCGGAGGCGAGGCACCCGGTGATCGTAACGACCTCACGGCTGCTTTCCACCGGCGTCGATGCCCAAACGTGCCGCTTGATCGTGCTCGACCGTGAGGTTGGCTCGATGACCGAGTTCAAGCAGATCGTCGGGCGCGGGACGCGCGTGCATGAGGACACCAAGAAGTACTATTTCACTCTGATCGACTTTCGAAAGGCCACGAACCATTTTGCCGACTCAGACTTCGACGGCGAGCCGGTACAGATCTACGAACCGGGGCAGAATGATCCGGTCGCGCCACCCGACAATGTGCTCCCTTCGACTGATCCGGAAGACCCGATCCCGCCGAATCCCGGTGAGGACGAACGAGTCGTCGTCGATCCCGCCAAGCCGGACATCACCATCCCGCCCGGCGGGACTCAACCACGCAAGTACTACATTCATGGCGACGAGGTCAGCGTCATCGCGGAGCGGGTCGAGTATCTCGATGAATCGGGCAAGCTCGTGACTGAAACCCTGCGCGACTACTCGAAGAACACCCTTAGGAAGCGTTATGCCAGCCTCACGGCCTTTCTCAAACAGTGGAACAGCACCGAGCGCAAGCAGGCCATCATCGAGGAATTGGAGCAAGAAGGCATGATGCTCGAACCATTGGCCGATGAAGTGGGAAAGGATCTCGATCCTTTCGATCTCATCTGCCACGTGGCCTTTGACCAGCCGCCACTGACGAGACGTGAACGAGTAGAGAACGTCCGAAAGAGAGATATCTTTACCAAGTACGGCAAGCAAGCCCGGGCCGTGCTGGAAGCGTTGCTTCAAAAATACCAGGACGAAGGCGTCACGAGCCTGGATGATCCGCACATTCTCAAGATTTCGCCGTTCGATGCCATGGGTACGCCGATTGAGTTACTCAAGACTTTCGGCGGACGGCCCGGCTTTGAACAGGCGGTCCATGAACTACAATCCGCACTCTATCAGGGAGCTGCCTAA
- a CDS encoding DUF4258 domain-containing protein, whose product MNIIRDCFGRSVRLTDERAAHILRHEEMAGMEAEIERVLQSPAEVRVSRSDHTVHLFYEFYAQTQVGGKWLCVVVKYPPDDGFVVTAYLTDQLKAGDTIWPTK is encoded by the coding sequence ATGAACATCATCCGTGATTGTTTCGGTCGATCCGTCAGACTGACCGATGAGCGGGCGGCTCATATTCTCCGGCATGAAGAGATGGCTGGTATGGAGGCAGAGATCGAACGGGTGCTCCAATCGCCGGCCGAAGTGCGGGTATCTCGCTCAGATCACACTGTCCATCTATTTTATGAGTTTTATGCGCAAACGCAGGTTGGTGGGAAATGGCTCTGTGTCGTGGTAAAGTATCCTCCCGACGACGGGTTTGTGGTGACGGCCTACTTGACTGACCAACTCAAGGCAGGAGACACGATATGGCCGACAAAGTAA
- a CDS encoding DUF4917 family protein, with translation MPRRQTKDQASGLTYAEVRERIGDTRSYLLLGNGFSIACSRMFKYSSLYESAVVAGLSPRAQLLFDKIGTNNFEGVMRLLDQADWIARTYGLVRKGTSEMLRDLEVIKQTLVEAVATSHLETPGDIEESRKRAAADFFSPYHIVFTTNYDLLPYWVVMAMGDPPPLEDCFRADQVEPSAPYLVFSQRLKDRRGLLYLHGGLHLFIAEGELRKHSWTRTGRRLTDLIREGLEEGQYPLFVAEGSPDKKLQQIQANGYLWYCMEKLRAIQSPLVIFGHSLGSSDEHIVDAIASNIELPEVYVSLYGDPEADVNVAIKAATQQMIIRRSRYSKRRKYRPLQAFFYSSDSVQVWG, from the coding sequence ATGCCAAGAAGACAGACGAAGGATCAAGCCTCGGGCTTAACATATGCAGAAGTGCGGGAACGTATTGGTGACACACGATCATATCTGCTACTTGGAAATGGATTTAGCATCGCCTGCAGCAGGATGTTTAAATATAGTAGCCTTTATGAATCGGCTGTTGTGGCGGGCCTTAGTCCAAGGGCCCAGCTATTGTTTGACAAAATCGGGACAAATAACTTTGAGGGTGTAATGAGGCTTCTGGATCAGGCTGACTGGATCGCCCGTACTTACGGCCTAGTTCGAAAAGGTACGTCTGAGATGCTCCGGGATCTAGAGGTGATAAAACAAACACTGGTTGAGGCGGTCGCTACATCTCATCTCGAAACGCCAGGGGATATCGAAGAGTCGCGTAAACGCGCTGCAGCAGACTTCTTTTCTCCCTACCACATTGTATTCACGACCAACTATGATCTATTGCCGTATTGGGTAGTTATGGCGATGGGTGATCCTCCTCCGCTCGAAGATTGTTTTCGAGCAGACCAGGTTGAGCCGAGCGCCCCTTACCTTGTCTTCTCGCAAAGGTTAAAAGATCGCAGAGGATTACTATACCTGCATGGCGGTCTTCACCTCTTTATTGCCGAAGGCGAGTTAAGAAAACATAGTTGGACAAGAACAGGACGCCGCCTAACGGATCTAATAAGGGAAGGCCTAGAGGAGGGGCAATATCCACTATTTGTGGCAGAAGGAAGTCCTGACAAGAAGCTTCAACAAATCCAGGCAAACGGATACCTCTGGTACTGCATGGAAAAGCTACGGGCGATCCAGTCACCGTTGGTTATTTTCGGTCACAGTCTCGGTTCATCAGATGAACACATTGTGGACGCAATTGCTTCAAACATCGAACTACCGGAAGTGTACGTGAGTTTATACGGAGATCCTGAAGCAGACGTGAATGTTGCCATTAAAGCAGCTACGCAACAGATGATCATCAGAAGATCAAGATATTCTAAAAGACGCAAGTATCGTCCTCTACAAGCCTTCTTCTATTCAAGCGATTCAGTGCAGGTGTGGGGATAA